agtaaatttttatcgtatttaCCTTTCAATAATTATCTCAAAAACCCTATAAATATCAACCTCGATAACTCAGACACCTTCAAAGTCACTCACTGCGCAAgtgtatcaattatttaaagatcCACATgcaataaataacataaatttactttttaaataaatccgtAGTCGTATgggtttaaaatttcaaaagtgaCCAATGCACAATTCAAGCGGGACTGTCGTACAAACTCGAGCTCGAGGTTCATTCATGTTATTCTCTATTTCGATTTATCGAATAAtcgtttcatatttaataacaaatttataaatctatattatatattttcttttatttgttaaatatttatgtttatatatatatttatacctaaacatttttatttttaaaatactaaccgtcaacttaaattttcctgtcgtatttattttgtaaaagtatcAACTCCTAGCAAACCCGTTGGTTATgttgtaatttaattgtaaaaaaaaaatatatacatatatttttgtgtcagtgtgagtttaaaaaaatattgaatattaaatttaatttattgttattatttatttgtaaaattaattttatttgttgattataaattaaataattgaattatttatgaggtaaatttaaaaataacgcgggtttgtatataaataatatatttttaattttaattgtaatttgaattcaaataaataaaataaaatataatattcaaatttagatatttaaaattacaaatttattttttttttgcagacgAATCAGCTGAGACTTTGCTGTCAATGAAGAATGGCGGTTACCCAACGGTTGACGAGATAAAACAAGAGACACGTGATGACGAGGATGATGAGATGGACATTGACGAGCATCCTTATATGAACAATTCAATGGACATGGACGACGAGGACTCAGAGCCAATGCCCGAACTAGGGCCTGCTGCTCTGGGTCTCCAGCGAGTTGGAACTAAACCACCGCCTAAAAAATCAAACCCTCCGCAGCCTGTCCAGGTTTTGAACAGACGGGGAATGCCTGCCAGGATTaggaaaaagaataaattattttacgatgATATCCTGGTTAATCATCCTCACCAcaggtaattattttcttgattaTTGTCAGTGGTTaagtagataatttatttacttgaattattattcattttgcagaattaaaaaagaacCAGGAACACCAGAAGTCAAACCGTCACCTCGCAAAATGTTGAAACCATCTCCAGCTAAAAAACTTCTCAAAAGTCCAGCATCTGAGGAAAAGAAGAAGCCGGAGCGCGAAAAACCTTCACTGCTTCTACCTCCGACGCCTCCGCCGCCGCCTCCACCAGCTCCAGCAACGCGTACGCCATCGTCGGCTAAAAAAGACAAAGACAAAGATAAGGAAAAAGATAAAGACAAGGATAAGGGTAAGGACAAAGACAAAGATAAggataaagataaagaaaaagacaAGGAGCGAGAAAAAGTAAAGGAACCTGAGAACAAAGCATTGAGACCAAGTTCTCCAGATCGTAGAGTTGGTCAGAAAATAGGAATGAGGCTGCGTAATTTGCTGAAACTTCCCAAAGCTCACAAGTGGGTCTGCTACGAGTGGTTCTACAGCAACATCGACAAGACATTATTCGAAGGCGACAATGATTTTATGATTTGCTTGAAAGAATCATTTCCGCAATTGAAGTCACGTAAATTGACACGCGTCGAGTGGTGCAAGATCCGGAGGATGATGGGAAAGCCACGGCGCTGCTCCCAGTCATTTTTTGAAGAGGAGAGACGAGAACTGGAACGCAAGAGACAAAAAATTCGAATGCTACAGCAACGTAAGACTGCTGACGTTAACAGTTTTAAGGATTTGCCCTCCGAGATTCCGCTGCAGCTGGTGATTGGCCAGAAAGTTACCGCGAGACTGAGGAAACCTCAGGACGGTTTGTTCACTGGAAGCATCGACGCCGTTGATACCAGTAACAACACTTACAGAATAACGTTTGAACGGGCTGGCTTAGGTACGCACAGTGTACCTGACTACGAAGTATTATCCAATGAACCACCAGAGACAATAAGCGTGGCTTCATTTGCCCAAAAATTCCGACCACGGCACGTCCAATATGTACCGTCACCGCCTTATGCCTTGAAGTTGCGCTCACCGCGTATGAACAATGATCCGCTGATCTCCAACGCTGCTATTTCTTCAGCTAAAAAATCACAACTCGGTGGTGTCATCAATGGCTACCCAATGCGACTTCTAGACAACATTGTCCGGGTTACGAAAATATTAAACGCCAAGAAACAGAGAATCCAGAAGATCCGGGATATGAATACTGCCGCGGAAAAGAGCAAATCATTCGGCGATGAATTGCCGCCAGATTTTGAACGCAAGTACGCGGCTATTGTGGTTGAGTTGGAAAAAATGAACGCTACTTTGCAGGATTATTTGAATGACGTTCAAGAATTGTGTCAGGAAATAGCTCCGGAACCGAGTATCGCTGCTATGCTGGCACCAAGTCATTTACGCGAGAGATGCAGACAAGAAGCTGCTGACATGGTAGCGcgtaataatattatcaatgatAAAGGCCCGTCGAAAATGAATCAACTTGTCACTGATTTGACTGCTCTGATGCTTCAAGTCAAGGTaaatgtcatatatattttattttatcaattttctaTGTGCGATTAATTCTTATAGACTTTCtgtactaaaatattttttttttagtcactATCGGACTCGGACCGCAATGCCTATGAACTGAAGGTACTGCAAGGAACAATGGAACAAATCAGATCAAAATTGAACTCGAAAAATCaacaagtatttcaaaattgcGTTGAAATTCATATGAAACATATTCAACTTGGTCTGGGACAAATGGGCGCGCTAACGCCATTCATGGCACCCAAAgcttagtttatttattttttcgctttatattttatttaatttaaaaaaaaaaaaaattatttgtttactgATCAAGTTGTTATTAATTGCCGGTACTATTTGATCGGCTGTTTATAATGATGATGTAAAAAGTTTAtcgatataaattaataatacttataattgtaataataataattattataattattattgtttaaattaataaattttaatcgagatttaaattactgtgGTTGCagcttgaataattatttaaaataaatcgataattttttcttcattgttACTGATAAGTTTAGCAATAAGATACACTTTAATTACGGactaataaatatgttataaataaaacacttGTATATTCTTAtggtataattaattataacaataatattaatactaataattatgttattattatgatgattAGTGATACTGtaaagattaataattaaacttgataaaaaaatttcatttaattgtcaatttattgtaaatttttttttttaaatttaaatcgagGCCATGTGTAATTTTAcgctgatttaaatttttttaaataattaaaattaattttagcaataaagtggtgccttatctgccaggagatattcTGCAAGTTAAGAATGACCGCTggtatttattggaacgtgaCATTCGCAACAATTCGAAAAATTGATCACAAcaaacctgatattgtgctctttgaCAAAATCACTCATGACATTCGTCATTGAgttctcagcacctgctgagtATAATATCGCGTTTAAAGAACACAAACATTAgatatatcaggatctcctgtttAAAATTGGCAAACTTTACCCAGGTTACCGTGTCATGCATATTATACTGATTATTGACGACCTAGAAGAGATGAATCAGTCTTTAGTATCTATTCTAGCATTAGCTAATGCTAGAATACCCACTTGTTCGTCGCAAGTTGAGCTTCTGGTATCGCGGATGCTGAAGGTTGTTATCCTCGGATCATTTCGCCTACGTAGACAATGATAGTTGGCCTGCTGCGTTTGCTaatcatcttgttgatgaagtATCGTAGCAGTggtatttattaatgataataaattataaatttctgtcatttatttttttattagcaattatttacataatattaaattgacaGTTACAattacatcaataaaaaattaaattatctaaatttatatGGGCACTGatcaattaaacaataactaataattactAAACCAAATTTGATTACTTTACAATgacttaaaaagtattaaaacattattacgaatttagttttttattttaatataaaaaaattgtaactatCGCCCACATGGATCAATTTCAATTTCCattgatttttacaaaaaaaaaaaaaatgttaataaatttataatgctCATCATGATGATTTGATATCTGCagtataattagttattaaattaactaattaataaatcaaaagtaaccacttacaaatttattaacggAAATTTTAGTATCGACAAATCGATatgcgagaaaaaaaaatatataaaaaaaatgaataatcaattgttcaataaataaactaattattttttattattttctagaGCTTCCTGGAGAGCATCAGCGTCCTCACTGGTCTTGACCCTGAGGTAGACCGGAACTGGAGGCGGAACCGAGTCGGCAAGTGGCAAACACATCAGCATTAccgtatttttattaactttcttAGTAGGAACGGCTTTTGTCAGCAAAGTATTGAGCAATAAATTACCTAGAGTTGTTTCTGCGCGTACGATCAGCTGAGTTTTTCCATTGGGCGTGGGCTTGAGAAAGAGAACCCCGATACCGCGGTCACTAAATGCCCcagtctctttatttttaaaaaatactttgcatcttttttcataaatcgCGCCGTCCTCAGTAATAGGTTTTATTTCGACCTTCGGTGGCTCGTCTTCGTCTTCTTTGTCATCGTTGTCGTCCTTGGAATCTTTGGAGACGACGTTTGAGACGAAGCTGAATGACTTTGCGCCTCCAAAACTAAAACTAGCGGCCGGTGCTCCGGTATTTGATTGTCCAAAGCTAAAGAGCGAGCTTGCTTGTGGGAAtg
This genomic window from Microplitis demolitor isolate Queensland-Clemson2020A chromosome 6, iyMicDemo2.1a, whole genome shotgun sequence contains:
- the LOC103576280 gene encoding protein lin-9 homolog isoform X2, whose amino-acid sequence is MADTIENESAETLLSMKNGGYPTVDEIKQETRDDEDDEMDIDEHPYMNNSMDMDDEDSEPMPELGPAALGLQRVGTKPPPKKSNPPQPVQVLNRRGMPARIRKKNKLFYDDILVNHPHHRIKKEPGTPEVKPSPRKMLKPSPAKKLLKSPASEEKKKPEREKPSLLLPPTPPPPPPPAPATRTPSSAKKDKDKDKEKDKDKDKGKDKDKDKDKDKEKDKEREKVKEPENKALRPSSPDRRVGQKIGMRLRNLLKLPKAHKWVCYEWFYSNIDKTLFEGDNDFMICLKESFPQLKSRKLTRVEWCKIRRMMGKPRRCSQSFFEEERRELERKRQKIRMLQQRKTADVNSFKDLPSEIPLQLVIGQKVTARLRKPQDGLFTGSIDAVDTSNNTYRITFERAGLGTHSVPDYEVLSNEPPETISVASFAQKFRPRHVQYVPSPPYALKLRSPRMNNDPLISNAAISSAKKSQLGGVINGYPMRLLDNIVRVTKILNAKKQRIQKIRDMNTAAEKSKSFGDELPPDFERKYAAIVVELEKMNATLQDYLNDVQELCQEIAPEPSIAAMLAPSHLRERCRQEAADMVARNNIINDKGPSKMNQLVTDLTALMLQVKSLSDSDRNAYELKVLQGTMEQIRSKLNSKNQQVFQNCVEIHMKHIQLGLGQMGALTPFMAPKA
- the LOC103576280 gene encoding protein lin-9 homolog isoform X3, producing the protein MKNGGYPTVDEIKQETRDDEDDEMDIDEHPYMNNSMDMDDEDSEPMPELGPAALGLQRVGTKPPPKKSNPPQPVQVLNRRGMPARIRKKNKLFYDDILVNHPHHRIKKEPGTPEVKPSPRKMLKPSPAKKLLKSPASEEKKKPEREKPSLLLPPTPPPPPPPAPATRTPSSAKKDKDKDKEKDKDKDKGKDKDKDKDKDKEKDKEREKVKEPENKALRPSSPDRRVGQKIGMRLRNLLKLPKAHKWVCYEWFYSNIDKTLFEGDNDFMICLKESFPQLKSRKLTRVEWCKIRRMMGKPRRCSQSFFEEERRELERKRQKIRMLQQRKTADVNSFKDLPSEIPLQLVIGQKVTARLRKPQDGLFTGSIDAVDTSNNTYRITFERAGLGTHSVPDYEVLSNEPPETISVASFAQKFRPRHVQYVPSPPYALKLRSPRMNNDPLISNAAISSAKKSQLGGVINGYPMRLLDNIVRVTKILNAKKQRIQKIRDMNTAAEKSKSFGDELPPDFERKYAAIVVELEKMNATLQDYLNDVQELCQEIAPEPSIAAMLAPSHLRERCRQEAADMVARNNIINDKGPSKMNQLVTDLTALMLQVKSLSDSDRNAYELKVLQGTMEQIRSKLNSKNQQVFQNCVEIHMKHIQLGLGQMGALTPFMAPKA
- the LOC103576280 gene encoding protein lin-9 homolog isoform X1; its protein translation is MHNSSGTVVQTRARDESAETLLSMKNGGYPTVDEIKQETRDDEDDEMDIDEHPYMNNSMDMDDEDSEPMPELGPAALGLQRVGTKPPPKKSNPPQPVQVLNRRGMPARIRKKNKLFYDDILVNHPHHRIKKEPGTPEVKPSPRKMLKPSPAKKLLKSPASEEKKKPEREKPSLLLPPTPPPPPPPAPATRTPSSAKKDKDKDKEKDKDKDKGKDKDKDKDKDKEKDKEREKVKEPENKALRPSSPDRRVGQKIGMRLRNLLKLPKAHKWVCYEWFYSNIDKTLFEGDNDFMICLKESFPQLKSRKLTRVEWCKIRRMMGKPRRCSQSFFEEERRELERKRQKIRMLQQRKTADVNSFKDLPSEIPLQLVIGQKVTARLRKPQDGLFTGSIDAVDTSNNTYRITFERAGLGTHSVPDYEVLSNEPPETISVASFAQKFRPRHVQYVPSPPYALKLRSPRMNNDPLISNAAISSAKKSQLGGVINGYPMRLLDNIVRVTKILNAKKQRIQKIRDMNTAAEKSKSFGDELPPDFERKYAAIVVELEKMNATLQDYLNDVQELCQEIAPEPSIAAMLAPSHLRERCRQEAADMVARNNIINDKGPSKMNQLVTDLTALMLQVKSLSDSDRNAYELKVLQGTMEQIRSKLNSKNQQVFQNCVEIHMKHIQLGLGQMGALTPFMAPKA